A single genomic interval of Microbacterium hydrocarbonoxydans harbors:
- a CDS encoding DUF2786 domain-containing protein, which produces MTEAKLDLIAKLLAKAESTTPEEAEALTEHAERLIVKYGIEQAQIDERRGLQGQTQEQIVTERMLFRGVYAKDLREVGIGVARGLGAVRPVLAEYPPIAGLLLVGHASDVSQVQTLTASLQVQGMVAMRSWWLAHRHHYVEQREGVKRRARSGFLRGFAVGAMSRIRESRRVVVDESGTGTELVLASRRSRVDAAVDGMRTSHARQRRHADAGSFAYGHRSGLDAQTGGQAVSTL; this is translated from the coding sequence ATGACCGAAGCCAAACTCGACCTGATCGCCAAGCTGCTGGCGAAGGCTGAGAGCACGACGCCTGAAGAAGCCGAGGCGCTCACCGAACACGCCGAGCGGCTGATCGTGAAGTACGGGATCGAACAGGCGCAGATCGACGAGCGACGAGGGTTGCAGGGTCAGACACAGGAGCAGATCGTCACCGAGCGGATGCTGTTCCGCGGTGTCTACGCGAAGGATCTCCGCGAGGTCGGGATCGGCGTGGCCAGGGGACTCGGTGCCGTTCGTCCGGTCCTCGCCGAGTATCCACCGATCGCCGGCTTGCTGCTGGTCGGCCATGCGTCGGATGTGTCGCAGGTGCAGACCTTGACCGCCAGCCTGCAGGTGCAGGGCATGGTCGCGATGCGCAGCTGGTGGCTCGCTCATCGTCACCACTATGTCGAGCAGCGCGAGGGCGTGAAGCGGCGCGCGCGCAGCGGCTTCCTGCGAGGGTTCGCCGTCGGTGCCATGAGCCGCATCCGCGAGAGCCGTCGGGTCGTCGTCGACGAGAGCGGAACGGGCACGGAGCTCGTGCTCGCTTCCCGTCGCAGCCGAGTGGATGCCGCGGTCGATGGGATGCGCACGTCGCACGCGCGGCAGCGTCGGCACGCGGATGCGGGTTCATTCGCGTACGGGCACCGATCGGGCCTCGATGCGCAGACCGGCGGGCAGGCGGTGTCGACGCTATGA
- a CDS encoding 3-keto-5-aminohexanoate cleavage protein, translating to MIDHAREQRMLLQVCLNGARAVAQHPALTADVTLAAADAARAVAAGAREIHVHPKDAEGDDSLASRDVERWLVALREACPGVPIGVTTGAWIEPDVERRLAAISEWSVLPDFASVNWHEAGADEVAALLLRRGVRIEAGIWDATGLDAWRRSPVHADTMRVLVEMPDEAADMVRRHAEGLIAHVRLDDPGIPILLHGEQRSAWPAFTLAVELGLDSRIGLEDTLTLPDGRTAPDNAALVRSAAAFVTAADAGPAPSATLAET from the coding sequence GTGATCGATCACGCACGAGAACAGCGGATGCTGCTGCAGGTGTGCCTCAACGGCGCACGCGCTGTGGCGCAGCATCCGGCGTTGACCGCAGACGTCACCCTCGCCGCAGCCGATGCCGCCAGGGCGGTCGCGGCGGGCGCACGAGAGATCCATGTGCATCCGAAGGATGCCGAGGGCGATGACAGTCTCGCCTCCCGCGACGTCGAGCGGTGGCTGGTCGCGTTGCGCGAGGCATGCCCCGGCGTGCCGATCGGCGTCACGACCGGAGCCTGGATCGAGCCCGACGTCGAGCGGCGTCTGGCGGCGATCTCGGAATGGTCTGTGCTGCCCGACTTCGCCTCCGTCAACTGGCATGAGGCGGGCGCCGACGAGGTCGCCGCGTTGCTTCTGCGCCGCGGCGTCCGGATCGAGGCTGGGATCTGGGATGCCACGGGGCTCGACGCCTGGCGGCGCTCGCCGGTGCACGCCGACACGATGCGGGTGCTCGTCGAGATGCCCGACGAGGCTGCCGACATGGTCCGCCGCCATGCCGAGGGGCTGATCGCCCACGTGCGGCTCGATGACCCCGGCATCCCGATCCTGTTGCACGGAGAGCAGCGCTCGGCATGGCCGGCGTTCACGCTCGCAGTCGAGCTCGGCCTGGATTCCCGCATCGGGCTCGAAGACACGCTCACGCTTCCCGACGGGCGGACCGCTCCCGACAATGCCGCGCTCGTGCGCTCCGCCGCCGCGTTCGTGACGGCCGCGGACGCGGGACCCGCACCATCGGCGACACTCGCGGAAACCTGA
- the gnd gene encoding phosphogluconate dehydrogenase (NAD(+)-dependent, decarboxylating), whose amino-acid sequence MQLAMIGLGRMGANIVRRLMRAGHECVVYDVNADAVQALVAEGATGADSMADLASKLEAPRAVWMMVPASLTGMVADQVAAVLDEGDILIDGGNSNYRDDVRRAKTFRERGIHYVDVGTSGGVFGLDRGYCLMVGGSDEAVERIEPVLRTIAPGVGEIERTPGRTGDLTPEEQGYLHCGPTGAGHFVKMVHNGIEYGIMASIAEGLNLLENADAGVREAEHSAEIAPLEEPEYYQFPIDTSKVAELWRRGSVISSWLLDLTAAALAENPTLDGLAGRVSDSGEGRWTVKAAVDVGVPVPVLAASLFERFASRGEDHFANQVLSAMRLQFGGHQELPAGDVLEAGSRKADSDSA is encoded by the coding sequence ATGCAGCTGGCGATGATCGGACTCGGCCGGATGGGCGCCAACATCGTGCGCCGCCTCATGCGGGCGGGGCACGAATGCGTGGTCTACGACGTGAACGCGGATGCTGTGCAGGCGCTCGTCGCCGAGGGAGCCACCGGTGCCGACAGCATGGCTGATCTGGCGTCGAAGCTCGAGGCGCCGCGGGCTGTGTGGATGATGGTTCCGGCGTCGCTGACCGGCATGGTGGCCGACCAGGTGGCGGCCGTGCTCGACGAGGGCGACATTCTGATCGACGGCGGCAACTCGAACTACCGTGACGACGTGCGGCGCGCGAAGACGTTCCGCGAGCGCGGCATCCATTACGTCGATGTCGGCACGAGTGGCGGCGTCTTCGGTCTCGACCGCGGGTACTGCCTGATGGTCGGCGGGTCCGATGAGGCCGTCGAGCGGATCGAGCCCGTGCTGCGCACGATCGCCCCGGGCGTCGGCGAGATCGAGCGGACCCCCGGCCGCACCGGCGACCTCACCCCCGAGGAGCAGGGGTATCTGCACTGTGGCCCGACGGGTGCCGGGCACTTCGTGAAGATGGTCCACAACGGCATCGAGTACGGCATCATGGCGTCGATCGCCGAGGGCCTCAACCTGCTCGAGAACGCGGATGCCGGAGTGCGCGAGGCCGAGCATTCCGCCGAGATCGCCCCGCTCGAGGAACCCGAGTACTACCAGTTCCCGATCGACACGTCGAAGGTCGCCGAGCTGTGGCGGCGGGGATCGGTGATCTCCTCGTGGCTGCTCGACCTCACCGCCGCGGCGCTCGCCGAGAATCCGACGCTCGACGGGCTGGCAGGTCGCGTCTCCGACTCGGGTGAAGGCCGCTGGACGGTCAAGGCCGCGGTCGATGTGGGCGTGCCCGTGCCGGTGCTCGCGGCGTCGCTGTTCGAGCGCTTCGCCTCTCGCGGTGAAGACCACTTCGCCAACCAGGTGCTGTCGGCGATGCGGTTGCAGTTC
- a CDS encoding helix-turn-helix transcriptional regulator, which translates to MTGSPSRMLALLSLLQARRDWPGQVLADRLDVTTRTVRRDVERLRDLGYRITAVKGPDGGYRLAAGSELPPLLFDDEQAVAIAVALQSVPTTGIDIDEGAARALATVRQVMPSRLRHRVDGIRFTGVENETRVDPAVLEAVSAAVRDRRMLRFDYGADRERPARRTEPHAVVAREGRWYLLAWDLDADDWRTFRLDRMSPRIPTGPEFTPRPLPATDAETYLAARAKGSEAEDRWPCVGELIIELPVLDVAPWIGRDGAVEPIDDASCLVTVGSWSWVGILASIARFDAPFRVVGPPTLAEAASTLAARFAAASAPTDRPRVPR; encoded by the coding sequence ATGACCGGCAGTCCGTCCCGCATGCTCGCCCTGCTGTCGCTGCTGCAGGCGCGGCGCGACTGGCCGGGCCAGGTGCTCGCCGACCGCCTCGACGTCACGACCCGCACCGTGCGGAGAGATGTCGAGCGGCTGCGCGACCTCGGCTACCGGATCACCGCGGTCAAGGGTCCGGATGGCGGATACCGTCTCGCCGCGGGCTCCGAGCTGCCGCCGCTGCTCTTCGACGACGAGCAGGCCGTCGCGATCGCCGTGGCACTGCAGAGCGTTCCCACCACCGGGATCGACATCGACGAGGGGGCCGCGCGCGCACTCGCGACGGTGCGGCAGGTCATGCCGTCTCGCCTGCGGCATCGGGTCGACGGCATCCGCTTCACCGGCGTCGAGAACGAGACGCGAGTGGATCCGGCGGTGCTCGAGGCGGTGAGCGCGGCCGTGCGCGACCGGCGGATGCTGCGCTTCGACTACGGTGCCGACCGCGAACGCCCGGCCCGCCGGACCGAGCCGCACGCCGTCGTCGCCCGCGAGGGCCGCTGGTATCTGCTCGCGTGGGATCTCGATGCGGACGACTGGCGCACCTTCCGACTCGATCGGATGTCGCCGCGCATCCCGACCGGCCCCGAGTTCACGCCGCGCCCGCTGCCCGCGACCGACGCCGAAACCTACCTCGCCGCGCGAGCGAAGGGCTCGGAGGCCGAGGACCGCTGGCCCTGCGTCGGCGAGCTGATCATCGAGCTGCCGGTCCTCGACGTCGCACCATGGATCGGGCGGGACGGCGCCGTCGAACCGATCGACGATGCGTCCTGCCTGGTCACCGTCGGATCGTGGTCGTGGGTCGGCATCCTCGCCTCGATCGCCCGGTTCGATGCCCCGTTCCGCGTCGTCGGCCCACCCACCCTCGCCGAGGCCGCGAGCACCCTCGCCGCGCGGTTCGCCGCCGCATCCGCACCGACCGACCGCCCCCGCGTCCCCCGGTAG
- a CDS encoding VOC family protein, with amino-acid sequence MSITTTTHLNFRGTARQALEFYGSVFGGDVTLATYGDFGMPTDAPGADKVVFGQVENAEGLRLMAYDVPGATEDGAAEDSAATAGTTTRENGITLTDRTFFQSLRADSLDELTGYWDALAEGATIVESLAASAWSPGFGMLTDRFGVTWVLDVRAAYAR; translated from the coding sequence ATGTCCATCACCACCACCACCCACCTCAACTTCCGCGGTACCGCACGCCAGGCTCTCGAGTTCTACGGGAGCGTGTTCGGCGGTGACGTGACGCTCGCCACCTACGGCGACTTCGGGATGCCGACGGATGCCCCCGGCGCCGACAAGGTCGTCTTCGGTCAGGTCGAGAACGCCGAGGGACTGCGCCTCATGGCGTACGACGTGCCCGGCGCCACGGAGGACGGCGCCGCGGAGGACAGCGCCGCGACGGCGGGGACGACCACCCGCGAGAACGGAATCACGCTCACCGACCGCACCTTCTTCCAGTCGCTGCGCGCCGACTCGCTCGACGAGCTCACCGGCTACTGGGATGCGCTCGCCGAGGGGGCCACGATCGTCGAGTCTCTCGCAGCCTCGGCGTGGTCGCCCGGCTTCGGCATGCTCACCGACCGCTTCGGCGTGACCTGGGTGCTCGACGTGCGCGCCGCGTACGCGCGCTGA
- the purL gene encoding phosphoribosylformylglycinamidine synthase subunit PurL: MTTAPAPAHKHVPDSVENATATPEKEQPYAALGLKDDEYARIKEILGRRPTSGELAMYSVMWSEHCSYKSSKNYLRRFGQKVSDEMKERLMVGMGQNAGVIDVGEGWAVTFKAESHNHPSFIEPFQGAATGVGGIVRDIISMGARPVAVMDALRFGAIDHPDTARVVHGVTSGISFYGNCLGLPNIGGETVFDSVYQANPLVNALAVGVLRHEDLKLANATGVGNKVVLFGARTGGDGIGGASILASDSFDSTGPTKRPAVQVGDPFAEKVLIECCLELYRDELVEAIQDLGAAGISCATSELAANGNSGMKVSLDNVLLRDPSLTAEEILMSESQERMMAIVAPEKLDAFLAVVKKWDVETSVLGEVTGDGRLIIDWQGERIVDVDPSTVAVDGPVYDRPVAYPTWIDALQADAAEKLPRSNDPEVLREQFLDLVASPNLADTRWITNQYDYYVLGNTALAFPDDAGMIRVDEESGLGFAISTDANGRYCQLDPYAGAQLALAEAYRNVAVTGAVPTAITDCLNFGSPENPEVMWQFGQTVDGLADGCYELGTPVTGGNVSFYNQTGDVPIHPTPLVGVLGIIDDVSRRIPSGWQDEGQNIYLLGTTSTELSGSAWAETVHQHLGGLPPKVDLAGEKRLAGLLAAARDEWLISSAHDVSEGGLAQALAEGVSRFGVGARVWLNEILERDGVDAASALFSESTGRVIVTVPREDDVKFRGLCEGRGYPVMRIGVTDSEGAQLQVQDVFTVPIAEIRERSQATLPAAFGPTVAEPVGT; the protein is encoded by the coding sequence GTGACCACCGCCCCTGCACCTGCCCACAAGCACGTCCCCGACTCCGTCGAGAACGCCACCGCGACTCCCGAGAAGGAGCAGCCGTACGCAGCGCTGGGCCTCAAGGACGACGAGTACGCCCGCATCAAGGAGATCCTGGGCCGCCGCCCGACCTCCGGCGAGCTGGCCATGTACTCCGTCATGTGGTCGGAGCACTGCTCGTACAAGTCGTCGAAGAACTACCTGCGCCGCTTCGGCCAGAAGGTCTCGGACGAGATGAAGGAACGCCTCATGGTGGGCATGGGCCAGAACGCGGGCGTCATCGACGTCGGCGAGGGCTGGGCCGTCACCTTCAAGGCCGAGAGCCACAACCACCCGAGCTTCATCGAGCCGTTCCAGGGTGCGGCGACCGGCGTCGGCGGCATCGTCCGCGACATCATCTCGATGGGCGCACGTCCGGTCGCGGTCATGGACGCCCTGCGCTTCGGCGCGATCGACCACCCCGATACCGCCCGCGTCGTGCACGGCGTCACCAGCGGCATCAGCTTCTACGGCAACTGCCTGGGTCTGCCGAACATCGGCGGCGAGACGGTCTTCGACTCCGTCTACCAGGCCAACCCGCTCGTCAACGCGCTCGCGGTCGGAGTGCTGCGCCACGAAGACCTCAAGCTCGCCAACGCCACCGGCGTCGGCAACAAGGTCGTGCTGTTCGGCGCCCGCACGGGTGGCGACGGCATCGGCGGCGCCAGCATCCTGGCATCCGATTCGTTCGACAGCACCGGACCCACCAAGCGCCCCGCCGTGCAGGTCGGCGACCCGTTCGCCGAGAAGGTGCTCATCGAGTGCTGCCTCGAGCTGTACCGCGACGAGCTCGTCGAGGCGATTCAGGACCTCGGCGCGGCCGGCATCTCCTGCGCCACGAGCGAGCTGGCCGCCAACGGCAACAGCGGCATGAAGGTCTCGCTCGACAACGTGCTCCTGCGCGACCCCTCGCTCACGGCCGAGGAGATCCTCATGTCGGAGTCGCAGGAGCGCATGATGGCGATCGTCGCGCCCGAGAAGCTCGACGCCTTCCTCGCGGTCGTGAAGAAGTGGGACGTCGAGACGTCCGTCCTCGGTGAGGTCACCGGAGACGGCCGCCTCATCATCGACTGGCAGGGCGAGCGCATCGTCGACGTCGACCCCTCGACCGTCGCGGTCGACGGCCCGGTCTACGACCGCCCGGTCGCGTACCCGACGTGGATCGACGCACTGCAGGCGGATGCCGCCGAGAAGCTGCCCCGCTCGAACGACCCCGAGGTGCTGCGCGAGCAGTTCCTCGACCTGGTCGCCTCGCCGAACCTCGCCGACACGCGCTGGATCACCAACCAGTACGACTACTACGTGCTCGGCAACACCGCCCTCGCCTTCCCGGATGACGCCGGCATGATCCGCGTCGACGAGGAGTCGGGACTCGGCTTCGCGATCTCGACCGACGCCAACGGCCGCTACTGCCAGCTCGACCCGTATGCGGGCGCGCAGCTGGCCCTCGCCGAGGCGTACCGCAACGTCGCCGTCACCGGCGCCGTCCCCACCGCGATCACCGACTGCCTGAACTTCGGATCCCCAGAGAACCCCGAGGTCATGTGGCAGTTCGGGCAGACGGTCGACGGTCTGGCGGACGGATGCTACGAACTCGGCACCCCGGTCACCGGCGGCAACGTCTCGTTCTACAACCAGACCGGCGACGTGCCGATCCACCCGACCCCGCTCGTCGGCGTGCTCGGCATCATCGACGACGTCTCGCGCCGCATCCCCTCCGGATGGCAGGACGAGGGCCAGAACATCTACCTGCTCGGCACCACCTCGACCGAGCTGTCGGGCTCGGCATGGGCCGAGACGGTGCACCAGCACCTCGGCGGACTCCCCCCGAAGGTCGACCTCGCAGGCGAGAAGCGCCTCGCCGGCCTGCTGGCGGCAGCCCGTGACGAGTGGCTCATCTCGTCGGCGCACGACGTGTCGGAGGGTGGCCTCGCGCAGGCTCTCGCCGAGGGCGTCTCGCGCTTCGGCGTCGGCGCACGCGTCTGGCTGAACGAGATCCTCGAGCGTGACGGTGTGGATGCCGCATCCGCCCTGTTCTCGGAGTCCACCGGCCGTGTCATCGTGACCGTGCCGCGGGAGGACGACGTGAAGTTCCGCGGACTCTGCGAAGGCCGCGGCTACCCGGTGATGCGCATCGGCGTGACCGACTCCGAGGGTGCACAGCTGCAGGTGCAGGATGTGTTCACGGTGCCGATCGCCGAGATCCGCGAGCGCTCGCAGGCGACCCTGCCTGCCGCCTTCGGCCCGACGGTCGCCGAGCCGGTCGGCACATGA
- a CDS encoding MalY/PatB family protein, with the protein MSDATTRCPHPFDARTRFDLDRPESRKWSLHPGHIGAWVAEMDFGVAPVIADAMHRAIDEENLGYLSPPLAERLGEATAGWMQSEYGWEIDPERVHPVSDVMAALRVAVEEYAPAGSPVIVPTPAYMPFLTYLPAIGHPVIEVPGVEVDGRWHHDLQRIDEAFAAGARTLVLCNPHNPTGTVIERDELEALAEVVERHGGRVFADEIHAPLRFDGRPFIPYASVSEATAAHTITGTSASKAWNIPGLKTAQLITSNEADQQLYRRFGFSVQHGAATLGVVASTAAYREGKPWLDDVLAYLSGSRNALASLVAEHLPGAVYRAPEATYIGWIDTAALGIDGSPAAFFREHAGVVLTDGALLGHGYERFVRIVFATPRPVLSEALAAMGAAARAR; encoded by the coding sequence ATGTCTGACGCGACCACCCGCTGTCCGCATCCGTTCGACGCGCGTACGCGGTTCGATCTCGACCGACCCGAGAGCCGTAAGTGGAGCCTGCACCCCGGGCACATCGGGGCATGGGTCGCTGAGATGGATTTCGGCGTCGCACCTGTGATCGCCGACGCGATGCACCGGGCGATAGACGAGGAGAACCTCGGCTACCTGTCGCCGCCACTCGCGGAGCGCCTGGGTGAGGCGACGGCCGGATGGATGCAGAGCGAATACGGCTGGGAAATCGATCCGGAGCGGGTGCATCCCGTGTCGGACGTCATGGCGGCTCTGCGCGTCGCGGTAGAGGAGTACGCGCCGGCCGGTTCGCCGGTGATAGTGCCGACTCCTGCATATATGCCGTTCCTCACATATCTTCCGGCGATTGGGCATCCGGTGATCGAGGTCCCGGGCGTCGAGGTCGACGGACGGTGGCATCACGACCTGCAGCGCATCGACGAGGCGTTCGCCGCGGGGGCGCGCACGCTCGTGCTCTGCAATCCGCACAATCCGACCGGCACCGTGATCGAGCGCGACGAGCTCGAGGCGCTCGCGGAGGTGGTCGAGCGGCACGGTGGCCGCGTCTTCGCGGATGAGATCCACGCGCCGCTGCGCTTCGACGGGCGACCGTTCATCCCGTATGCGTCGGTGTCGGAGGCGACGGCCGCCCACACCATCACCGGCACGAGCGCGTCGAAGGCGTGGAACATCCCGGGCCTCAAGACCGCGCAGCTCATCACGTCGAACGAGGCCGATCAGCAGCTGTACCGTCGGTTCGGCTTCTCGGTGCAGCACGGTGCCGCGACGCTCGGAGTGGTCGCGTCGACTGCCGCGTATCGGGAGGGCAAGCCCTGGCTCGACGACGTGCTGGCATACCTCTCGGGCTCCCGGAATGCGCTCGCGTCGCTCGTGGCCGAGCACCTTCCGGGCGCGGTGTATCGCGCGCCGGAGGCGACGTACATCGGCTGGATCGACACCGCGGCGCTGGGGATCGACGGCTCACCGGCCGCGTTCTTCCGCGAACATGCGGGTGTCGTGCTGACAGACGGGGCACTGCTCGGGCATGGGTATGAGCGGTTCGTGCGGATCGTCTTCGCGACGCCGCGGCCGGTGCTGAGCGAGGCGCTCGCCGCCATGGGTGCGGCGGCCCGCGCGCGCTGA
- a CDS encoding serine/threonine-protein kinase, translated as MTLEVMSPTAALLDGRYILHDRVGRGGMATVYRADDTHLERTVAIKMIHEGDGPVSSIERAHTEKALLASLSHPSLVTLHDAQLEPRRPQYLVMEFVDGPTLAQRMAAGPLPPREVARFTRDLAEGLTAVHAAGIVHRDVKPSNVLLARGRAGRPFAAKLADFGIACSIENTRLTTPGIVLGTLTYMAPEQLRDADPGTPVDIFSLGLVALEALTGSPGYATLASGRAAAIARLMNPPTISETVPEEWRDLLTRMTRLEPEERPTAVEVARAARGLLRDYASDSGAAVPAAVASVVAADGDGAASADSVGSVMPVGSAAPAVSASPAGAGDEATDAAASTPRTDRTAVLPAVDADDRAPRSNRRRMLFGAAGLAATGALVVGLAAFTSPGAADLSRVSTAVVRAPEVSADTTEDAPAAPVEVVTEPVDNPGNSDKSGKGNPGSGNSGKGNPDSGNSGNSGKGNPDKGNSGNGKGDKGKG; from the coding sequence ATGACGCTGGAAGTGATGTCGCCGACGGCGGCACTGCTCGATGGACGCTACATACTGCACGATCGCGTCGGGCGCGGTGGGATGGCGACCGTCTATCGCGCCGATGACACGCATCTCGAGCGCACCGTGGCGATCAAGATGATCCATGAGGGCGACGGCCCGGTGTCGTCGATCGAACGTGCGCACACCGAAAAGGCGCTGCTCGCGTCGCTCAGCCACCCCTCGCTCGTCACGCTGCACGATGCGCAGCTCGAACCGCGCCGCCCGCAGTATCTGGTGATGGAGTTCGTCGACGGCCCGACGCTCGCGCAGCGGATGGCCGCAGGACCCCTGCCGCCCCGGGAGGTAGCCCGCTTCACCCGCGACCTCGCCGAAGGACTGACCGCCGTGCATGCGGCGGGGATCGTGCACCGAGACGTCAAACCGTCGAATGTGCTGCTCGCTCGCGGGCGCGCCGGCCGCCCGTTCGCCGCCAAGCTCGCCGACTTCGGCATCGCCTGCTCGATCGAGAACACGCGTCTCACGACCCCGGGAATCGTCCTCGGCACACTCACCTATATGGCACCGGAGCAGCTGCGCGACGCCGACCCCGGCACACCGGTCGACATCTTCTCGCTCGGACTCGTCGCGCTGGAGGCTCTCACCGGATCGCCCGGCTACGCGACTCTCGCCTCCGGCAGGGCGGCGGCGATCGCGCGGCTGATGAACCCGCCCACGATCTCCGAGACCGTGCCGGAGGAGTGGCGCGATCTGCTCACCCGCATGACGCGGCTCGAGCCGGAGGAGCGCCCGACGGCCGTCGAGGTCGCCCGCGCCGCACGCGGGTTGCTGCGCGACTATGCCTCGGACAGCGGAGCGGCTGTGCCCGCGGCGGTCGCCTCCGTGGTCGCGGCGGACGGAGACGGCGCCGCGTCGGCCGATTCGGTCGGCTCGGTGATGCCGGTCGGCTCGGCCGCCCCGGCTGTCTCGGCCAGTCCGGCCGGCGCAGGTGACGAAGCGACGGATGCCGCCGCGAGCACCCCGCGGACCGACCGGACCGCCGTCCTCCCGGCCGTCGATGCCGACGACCGCGCACCGCGCAGCAACCGCCGCCGGATGCTCTTCGGAGCCGCCGGTCTCGCGGCGACCGGCGCGCTCGTCGTCGGACTCGCCGCTTTCACCTCTCCTGGCGCCGCAGACTTGAGCCGGGTCTCGACCGCCGTCGTCCGGGCGCCCGAGGTGTCTGCGGACACGACGGAGGATGCTCCGGCAGCCCCTGTCGAAGTGGTGACCGAGCCCGTCGACAACCCGGGCAACTCCGACAAGTCCGGCAAGGGCAATCCCGGCTCCGGCAACTCTGGCAAGGGCAATCCCGACTCCGGCAACTCCGGCAACTCCGGCAAGGGCAACCCCGACAAGGGCAACTCAGGCAACGGCAAGGGCGATAAGGGCAAGGGCTAG
- a CDS encoding MalY/PatB family protein: MTSATFDRITYDDLRAAGSMKWTTFPDTIGAFVAEMDYGLAPAITDAVKDALDLGVTGYLPAKLATDLSEATARWYADSYGWQISPDRVHHVPDVIAAFELAIEHFTTPGSAVIVPTPAYMPFLLVPPMHGRRVIEVPSIEVDGRWVMDLDGVAQAFRDGGEMLVLCNPHNPLGTVATREELLAIADVVTAAGGRVFSDEIHAPIVYAQGRHIPYASVSDAAASHTLTATSASKAWNLAGLKCAQIILSNDADAELWERLGFWPGHGTSTLGVVANIAAYTGGREWLDGVVEYLDGNRRMLAQLVDEKLPGVRMIVPEGSYIALLDFRETGLTGDLGEWFREHAGVAMTDGAACGEAAIGYTRFVFALPRPLLVEAVERIAVALRERAAGEAG, translated from the coding sequence ATGACCTCCGCCACGTTCGACCGGATCACGTACGACGACCTGCGAGCCGCGGGCAGTATGAAATGGACGACGTTCCCCGACACCATCGGCGCCTTCGTGGCCGAGATGGACTACGGCCTCGCCCCCGCCATCACCGATGCCGTGAAGGACGCCCTCGATCTGGGCGTCACCGGATATCTGCCGGCGAAGCTCGCGACCGACCTGTCCGAGGCGACCGCGCGCTGGTATGCCGACTCCTACGGGTGGCAGATCTCGCCGGATCGGGTCCATCACGTGCCGGATGTGATCGCCGCGTTCGAGCTGGCCATCGAGCACTTCACGACTCCCGGGTCCGCGGTGATCGTGCCGACTCCTGCGTACATGCCGTTCCTCCTCGTGCCGCCGATGCATGGCCGCCGGGTCATCGAAGTGCCGAGCATCGAGGTCGACGGACGCTGGGTGATGGATCTCGACGGCGTCGCCCAGGCCTTCCGCGACGGCGGCGAGATGCTGGTGCTGTGCAACCCGCACAATCCGCTCGGCACCGTCGCCACGCGCGAGGAACTGCTCGCGATCGCGGACGTGGTCACGGCGGCCGGCGGTCGGGTGTTCTCCGACGAGATCCATGCGCCCATCGTCTATGCCCAGGGTCGGCACATCCCTTATGCGTCGGTATCGGACGCCGCCGCCTCTCACACGCTGACCGCGACCTCCGCGTCGAAGGCCTGGAACCTCGCCGGCCTCAAGTGCGCGCAGATCATCCTCTCGAACGACGCCGACGCCGAGCTCTGGGAACGGCTCGGGTTCTGGCCGGGGCACGGAACCTCGACGCTCGGCGTGGTGGCGAACATCGCCGCGTACACCGGCGGGCGAGAATGGCTCGACGGAGTGGTCGAGTACCTCGACGGCAACCGGCGGATGCTCGCGCAACTCGTCGATGAGAAGCTGCCCGGTGTGCGGATGATCGTTCCCGAGGGCAGCTACATCGCGCTGCTCGACTTCCGGGAGACCGGTCTGACAGGCGACCTCGGCGAGTGGTTCCGGGAGCACGCCGGTGTCGCGATGACGGATGGCGCGGCCTGCGGCGAGGCCGCCATCGGATACACGCGCTTCGTCTTCGCGCTGCCGAGGCCGCTGCTGGTCGAGGCGGTCGAGCGGATCGCCGTCGCCCTGCGCGAGCGGGCCGCGGGGGAGGCCGGCTAG
- a CDS encoding DUF2188 domain-containing protein yields the protein MAAGDIETFQRDGIWFNRIEGESRTLGTSFESRSEAIKVGRGAATARQVKHTVRAEEGPSGTGNLYDWHPRDLMN from the coding sequence ATGGCCGCAGGTGACATCGAGACATTCCAGCGAGACGGGATCTGGTTCAACCGCATCGAGGGCGAGTCCCGCACCTTGGGCACCAGTTTCGAGAGTCGATCCGAGGCGATCAAGGTCGGGCGCGGAGCGGCGACGGCACGCCAGGTCAAGCACACCGTGCGCGCCGAAGAGGGGCCCTCAGGGACGGGCAACCTCTACGACTGGCACCCGCGCGACCTCATGAACTGA